One Phycisphaera mikurensis NBRC 102666 DNA window includes the following coding sequences:
- the holA gene encoding DNA polymerase III subunit delta: MARAPSSAPVSWASDTRVAVLHGPEAGLRQEHRRSLVAALEAAHGEVDVAEVDGRTAGLADVLDGLRGYSLMGGHKLVSVTSAEVFVQAHRAAMERYAEAPVDHATLLLEADAWRPGNLDKAIKKVGQVVKCEPLRGQDAQRWAVARARDKHDAKLPPQAAKLLVARTGSDLLALDAALGKLAAMAATPGGGTPEISEQRVRDHTEATSEEKAWVIQNELLMGLGRGKPEALLTTIRDLIDRSKQPEVLVMWAAADLCRKLAQAEEMKAAGAGAGEIGRALKLWGPAASAFGRASAGLSPERARGLFADALRVDGRAKRGLGNPRRLLEAFCVGVAA; this comes from the coding sequence GTGGCCCGCGCTCCCTCCTCCGCTCCCGTCTCCTGGGCTTCCGACACCCGCGTCGCGGTGCTGCACGGTCCGGAGGCGGGCTTGCGGCAGGAGCACCGGCGGAGCCTGGTCGCGGCCCTGGAGGCGGCCCACGGGGAGGTGGACGTGGCGGAGGTCGACGGCCGCACGGCCGGGCTCGCCGACGTGCTCGACGGCCTCCGCGGCTACTCGCTCATGGGCGGCCACAAGCTGGTCAGCGTGACCTCCGCCGAGGTCTTCGTGCAGGCCCACCGGGCCGCGATGGAGCGGTACGCCGAGGCCCCGGTGGACCACGCGACGCTGCTGCTCGAAGCCGACGCCTGGCGGCCGGGCAACCTCGACAAGGCTATCAAGAAGGTCGGGCAGGTGGTCAAGTGCGAGCCGCTGCGGGGGCAGGACGCCCAGCGGTGGGCGGTGGCCCGGGCCCGGGACAAGCACGACGCGAAGCTGCCCCCGCAAGCGGCGAAGCTCCTCGTCGCCCGCACCGGCTCGGACCTGCTCGCGCTCGACGCTGCGCTCGGGAAGCTCGCCGCGATGGCGGCCACGCCCGGCGGCGGCACGCCGGAGATCTCCGAGCAGCGGGTGAGGGACCACACCGAGGCGACGAGCGAGGAGAAGGCTTGGGTGATCCAGAACGAGCTGCTCATGGGCCTCGGCCGCGGGAAGCCCGAGGCGCTCCTGACGACGATCCGGGACCTGATCGATCGGTCGAAACAGCCCGAGGTGCTGGTGATGTGGGCCGCGGCCGACCTATGCCGGAAGCTCGCGCAGGCCGAGGAGATGAAGGCGGCGGGCGCGGGGGCCGGCGAGATCGGCAGAGCCCTGAAGCTCTGGGGCCCGGCGGCGTCGGCCTTCGGCCGGGCTTCGGCCGGGCTCAGCCCGGAGCGGGCCCGCGGCCTGTTCGCCGACGCCCTCCGCGTCGACGGGCGGGCGAAGCGGGGGCTGGGCAACCCTCGGCGGCTGCTCGAGGCGTTCTGCGTCGGGGTGGCGGCTTGA
- a CDS encoding SDR family oxidoreductase, producing MNLPGTTFGAAHAPRVLVLGPRGLIGRAVVAAARQRGWRVVEWDRRRLDLRTPATWPPLPAGLLAVVNCAGFTGIDEAERDDREAFAVNATAVSRLAMRCRDAGVPLVHLSCPEVFSGEASTPYAVDAEREPVSAFGRSKAAGEDALAASGARFCCVRTSWVYAAWGDHYVRSARRLLSVRPRLDAVVDRVGRPTAAASLASRLLSLAEREATGTFHAAGGGTATRFELAHAIAAHAGRAGDVAAVGHEHFPRPARRLRYAVLDVSTAEALLGPEPCWRETLPRVLDELDRSDPSESAARGRRPGAAF from the coding sequence GTGAATCTTCCGGGAACAACTTTCGGGGCGGCGCATGCGCCGCGGGTGCTCGTGCTGGGGCCCAGGGGGCTCATCGGCCGGGCGGTGGTGGCGGCGGCCCGTCAGCGCGGCTGGCGGGTCGTCGAGTGGGATCGACGCCGCCTGGACCTGCGGACGCCGGCCACCTGGCCGCCGCTGCCCGCGGGGCTGCTCGCGGTCGTCAACTGCGCCGGCTTCACCGGCATCGACGAGGCGGAGCGGGACGACCGCGAGGCCTTCGCCGTCAACGCGACCGCCGTGAGCCGGCTCGCGATGCGCTGCCGCGACGCGGGGGTGCCGCTCGTGCACCTCTCCTGCCCGGAGGTGTTCTCGGGCGAGGCGAGCACGCCCTACGCCGTCGACGCGGAGCGCGAGCCGGTGAGCGCCTTCGGCCGCAGCAAGGCGGCGGGCGAGGACGCGCTGGCCGCCTCGGGCGCCCGCTTCTGCTGCGTCCGCACCAGCTGGGTGTACGCGGCTTGGGGCGACCACTATGTGCGGAGCGCCCGGCGGCTGCTCAGTGTGCGGCCGCGGCTGGACGCCGTCGTTGACCGCGTCGGCCGGCCCACCGCCGCCGCGAGCCTCGCCAGCCGGCTGCTGTCGCTGGCGGAGCGGGAGGCCACCGGCACCTTCCATGCCGCCGGCGGCGGCACGGCCACCCGCTTCGAGCTCGCCCACGCGATCGCGGCCCACGCGGGGCGGGCCGGGGACGTCGCGGCCGTCGGGCACGAGCACTTCCCCCGGCCGGCCCGCCGCCTCCGCTACGCCGTCCTCGACGTGAGCACCGCCGAGGCGCTCCTGGGCCCGGAGCCTTGCTGGCGCGAGACGCTGCCGCGCGTGCTCGACGAGCTCGACCGCAGCGACCCCAGCGAGAGCGCGGCGCGTGGCCGCCGCCCCGGGGCAGCCTTCTGA